The proteins below come from a single Chelmon rostratus isolate fCheRos1 chromosome 12, fCheRos1.pri, whole genome shotgun sequence genomic window:
- the ankrd45 gene encoding ankyrin repeat domain-containing protein 45, with the protein MTSIQKEIFQCALSGDLETIKKHFEREATAEESQEKDLYGVKDEVGRNALLTACMLGRTAIVRELVRNGAQIDQQTVRGYSSLHLAACWGHLDTVRTLLDLGADTQTKTFRGERPVDLARRYSRTDCADCLLLAEAKQDLMSYVAFVKDLVSDPERKLTKEEKNTCMRACSAKSDWIQSVKHSVTDITAQRKDIEDTLQPILSKLSAQ; encoded by the exons ATGACATCGATACAGAAAGAAATCTTTCAATGTGCGTTGTCTGGGGACTTGGAAACTATTAAGAAGCATTTTGAACGAGAGGCCACCGCAGAGGAGTCGCAGGAAAAGGATTTGTACGGAGTGAAGGACGAGGTTGGGAGAAATGCCCTGTTAACTGCGTGCATGTTGGGGAGGACCGCCATCGTCCGAGAACTGGTCAGAAACGGAGCGCAGATCGACCAGCAGACCGTCCGGG GTTATTCTTCCCTGCACCTTGCTGCTTGTTGGGGGCACCTGGACACAGTCAGGACCCTGCTTGACCTGGGAGCTGACACACAGACCAAGACCTTCAGAGGGGAGAGGCCGGTAGACCTGGCCAGGAGATACTCCCGGACAGACTGTGCTGACTGTCTCCTCCTGGCAG AAGCTAAACAGGACTTGATGTCGTATGTTGCTTTTGTTAAAGACCTCGTCTCTGACCCGGAGAGGAAGCtcacaaaggaggaaaag AACACCTGCATGCGTGCCTGTTCTGCCAAGTCAGACTGGATTCAGAGTGTCAAACACTCAGTCACAGACATCACGGCCCAAAGGAAAGACATAGAGGACACGCTTCAGCCTATTCTCAGCAAGCTGTCAGCACAAT GA